The Mycolicibacterium arabiense genome has a window encoding:
- a CDS encoding DUF2510 domain-containing protein, whose translation MGAPMSAPGWYPDPERPGQQRYYDGTMWTEHRAVATPPPKEPASLRKLLLIVGALVAFILIISVSGNDDDEKSTANTSTTTYTPYRSTVAAAAPTPTPTPTGPVRPEGVTFRQEGTVTFAEFQIGDALFMGLTRFGAQSETKQALQWALREYPNATQVVVQGRFPTKDAYGNEENSVVLNVGYDRSTLDKINFANIDNDKIWAVRDTGFVHPDLQG comes from the coding sequence ATGGGGGCACCGATGAGCGCGCCAGGCTGGTATCCAGATCCTGAGCGACCAGGACAACAGCGTTACTACGACGGCACTATGTGGACCGAGCACCGCGCGGTAGCGACGCCGCCGCCGAAGGAACCAGCCAGCCTTCGGAAACTACTGCTGATTGTGGGCGCACTAGTCGCGTTCATTCTGATCATCAGTGTGAGTGGCAACGACGACGACGAGAAGTCAACCGCGAACACCTCGACGACCACGTACACCCCTTACCGATCTACGGTCGCCGCCGCAGCGCCCACACCGACACCGACGCCTACAGGACCGGTGCGACCCGAAGGGGTCACCTTCCGTCAGGAGGGAACAGTGACCTTCGCCGAATTTCAGATTGGGGACGCACTGTTCATGGGCCTCACCCGGTTCGGGGCGCAGTCTGAAACGAAACAGGCGCTGCAATGGGCACTCCGCGAGTACCCCAACGCCACACAAGTGGTAGTGCAAGGCCGGTTCCCGACGAAAGACGCCTACGGAAACGAGGAGAACAGTGTCGTCCTGAATGTGGGATACGACCGCTCCACTCTTGACAAGATCAACTTCGCGAACATCGACAATGACAAAATCTGGGCTGTCCGGGACACGGGGTTCGTCCACCCAGACCTGCAAGGGTGA
- a CDS encoding YfgM family protein — protein sequence MGDLYAPHLPEPARNKTPATRTFVVLTSIASGAIVIASVIGFQLWQKQQPDAAGLASEVLDSMNASLDADDKFRDEGVHAESITVMHITGNMFEGQAELVNDSGKRDSASVHISYDGENLYWRTDPGSFFEVLTD from the coding sequence ATGGGGGATCTCTATGCACCGCACCTGCCCGAACCAGCCCGAAACAAAACGCCCGCCACCCGGACGTTCGTCGTGCTCACGTCTATTGCCAGCGGGGCAATTGTCATAGCGTCCGTGATCGGCTTCCAGCTATGGCAGAAGCAACAGCCTGACGCAGCCGGCCTCGCCAGCGAGGTCCTCGACTCCATGAATGCATCACTCGACGCCGACGATAAGTTCCGCGACGAGGGCGTACACGCCGAATCCATCACCGTTATGCACATCACCGGCAACATGTTCGAGGGCCAGGCCGAGTTGGTGAATGACAGCGGCAAGCGGGACTCGGCATCGGTGCACATCAGCTACGACGGCGAAAACCTCTATTGGCGAACCGACCCCGGTTCATTCTTCGAGGTTCTAACGGACTAG
- a CDS encoding DUF2510 domain-containing protein: MANRTPGWYPDPNDNSTEHYWDGAGWHGKRKVRPLSSPEGFDQKNENALSRYWNSLDSRSKVGAVIGAVATSFVLLGLVMTVVEESSNSELRDSCEAEASRNGYSGAEFDQVVEFCIDYDEQFGGQP; this comes from the coding sequence ATGGCGAATCGAACGCCCGGGTGGTACCCGGACCCAAACGACAACTCGACAGAGCATTATTGGGATGGCGCGGGGTGGCACGGGAAGCGCAAGGTAAGACCACTTAGCAGCCCCGAAGGGTTTGACCAGAAAAACGAGAACGCTCTATCGAGGTACTGGAATAGCCTGGACAGCCGCAGCAAGGTTGGCGCCGTCATAGGCGCAGTCGCCACTTCATTCGTCCTCTTGGGGCTGGTGATGACTGTGGTGGAGGAAAGCTCAAACAGTGAGCTAAGGGATTCGTGCGAGGCGGAGGCCAGTCGCAACGGGTACTCCGGCGCTGAATTCGATCAAGTAGTCGAGTTTTGCATCGACTACGACGAGCAGTTCGGCGGCCAGCCTTAA
- a CDS encoding outer membrane protein assembly factor BamB family protein, producing MCDATAFAPDMLSRVRYAFVGFSVTVLAVAVVLGLCGSLIATGPNCLGECDFRVVPIFLWVFTATAATLLGWVLIALRRSGGSALGVVGTSVAIIGLLAVGLEQPVSFRLGYGNEPLSPQQPLFAVVYWLTIAGAVAVAAGSAAAGRRGGRRPTALRVGSAVGLVVAVVMAGGTWWSALGSHGLDATTAAEVDVPAVPQALGERAFRVPVGVLGPREPPESLHLYGAGAGFMLWQENLDDITAYGSTGVERWHYRRTGPSAVRIVAVQTYDEASAVIVALKTRNPGADSEELSVFVGLDAVTGQQLWSATGPVLSDAYYAGRRGAPSPFLVARGRQVWTAFDPRTGNQLWQVPSPSSCGYVRVADTATTVVGIEQCRAEDERTSTIRVVALDPASGETRFAKDLLTRQDVSSDSTAQSAGRDGSAVDVSWGTPDYSSGPYQSPHAQLYIEGGTGAVTDFGDARIEASRWPVGDFVVVTRTGPREYQQALHGIDGAQTCTLPTGFATGGRWDKDRAETVWLGRELITKTRDRDAGLQAVDRATCQIAATRPLAGGSIMALAAAPGVLTALVYDDGRLFVEGYAP from the coding sequence GTGTGTGATGCAACGGCTTTCGCGCCCGACATGCTCTCCAGGGTGCGGTATGCCTTCGTCGGCTTTAGCGTGACGGTGTTGGCGGTGGCGGTGGTGCTCGGGCTCTGCGGGTCGCTGATCGCCACCGGACCGAACTGTCTGGGTGAGTGCGACTTTCGTGTCGTACCGATCTTTCTGTGGGTCTTCACCGCCACCGCGGCGACGTTGCTGGGGTGGGTGTTGATTGCTCTGCGCCGCTCCGGCGGTAGCGCCTTGGGTGTGGTCGGCACGTCGGTGGCCATCATCGGCCTGCTTGCCGTGGGGTTGGAGCAGCCGGTGTCGTTCCGGCTCGGGTATGGCAACGAGCCGCTGAGTCCGCAGCAGCCGCTGTTCGCGGTGGTGTATTGGTTGACCATCGCCGGCGCAGTGGCGGTGGCTGCCGGTTCCGCCGCTGCGGGCCGGCGCGGTGGCCGCCGACCGACCGCGTTGCGCGTCGGCAGTGCGGTCGGGTTGGTCGTCGCGGTCGTCATGGCCGGGGGCACGTGGTGGTCTGCGCTCGGATCGCACGGCCTCGATGCCACGACCGCAGCCGAGGTCGACGTGCCCGCGGTGCCCCAGGCGCTGGGCGAACGGGCGTTCCGCGTCCCCGTCGGCGTTCTCGGGCCGAGGGAACCGCCTGAGTCGCTACACCTCTACGGTGCTGGTGCCGGGTTCATGCTGTGGCAAGAGAACCTCGACGACATCACCGCCTACGGCTCAACGGGTGTGGAGCGCTGGCATTACCGCCGCACCGGCCCGTCGGCGGTGCGGATCGTGGCCGTTCAAACCTACGACGAGGCGAGCGCGGTGATCGTGGCGCTCAAGACGCGCAACCCCGGCGCTGATTCCGAGGAACTGTCGGTGTTCGTCGGTCTCGACGCCGTCACCGGTCAACAGCTGTGGTCGGCAACGGGACCGGTGCTCAGCGACGCCTACTACGCAGGCAGACGCGGCGCGCCGTCGCCGTTCCTTGTGGCGCGGGGCCGCCAGGTGTGGACCGCCTTCGATCCGCGCACCGGCAATCAGCTGTGGCAAGTGCCCAGCCCGTCCTCGTGCGGGTACGTGCGGGTGGCCGACACCGCCACCACGGTCGTGGGGATCGAGCAGTGCCGCGCCGAGGACGAACGGACCTCGACCATCCGCGTGGTGGCACTCGACCCCGCAAGTGGCGAGACGCGGTTCGCGAAGGATCTCTTGACCCGCCAGGATGTCTCATCAGACTCGACCGCTCAGTCTGCCGGTCGCGACGGCTCGGCGGTCGACGTGTCCTGGGGTACCCCGGACTACTCGAGCGGGCCCTACCAGTCGCCGCACGCGCAGCTCTACATCGAAGGCGGCACCGGCGCGGTCACCGACTTCGGTGACGCGCGCATCGAAGCGTCCCGCTGGCCGGTCGGCGACTTCGTCGTCGTCACCCGTACAGGTCCGCGCGAGTATCAGCAAGCCCTGCACGGTATCGACGGCGCCCAAACCTGCACCCTGCCCACCGGTTTCGCAACCGGCGGCCGGTGGGACAAGGACCGCGCCGAGACGGTGTGGCTGGGCCGCGAGCTCATCACCAAGACCCGTGATCGCGACGCCGGCCTACAGGCCGTCGACCGAGCCACCTGCCAGATCGCCGCGACCCGACCCCTCGCCGGTGGGTCCATTATGGCGCTGGCCGCCGCGCCCGGTGTGTTGACTGCCCTGGTCTACGACGACGGTCGGCTGTTCGTCGAGGGCTACGCGCCTTGA
- a CDS encoding RES family NAD+ phosphorylase, protein MLPDPPSAHELRALGLHTGETRVITPDEVWWRMHKTEGEHVLAWNALRTFGPLLRFDPHRLPRAEDPERGVWYGASTPDAALAEAFQVDRTIDRQRHAPYLTGLSFTRALTVLDVAADSHGAWATRAGGTYAISTGPHTITQAWARHIVDAHPTIDGMRYNSRFAGAPCLALFAPAARAMPDRPNLSLPLTHPDLATRIAGAAKRLGYAVV, encoded by the coding sequence ATGCTGCCTGATCCTCCATCTGCGCACGAGCTGCGCGCACTTGGGTTGCACACCGGCGAGACGCGCGTCATCACACCCGATGAGGTGTGGTGGCGGATGCACAAGACCGAAGGTGAGCACGTCCTGGCCTGGAATGCCCTGCGCACGTTCGGTCCACTGCTGCGCTTCGACCCCCACCGCCTCCCTCGGGCCGAGGATCCCGAACGCGGTGTCTGGTACGGCGCGTCCACACCCGATGCTGCACTGGCAGAGGCGTTTCAAGTCGACCGCACGATCGACCGCCAACGACACGCCCCCTACCTGACCGGCCTGTCGTTCACCCGAGCGCTCACCGTCCTCGACGTCGCCGCCGACAGTCACGGCGCTTGGGCGACGCGAGCCGGAGGCACCTACGCCATCTCCACCGGTCCCCACACCATCACCCAGGCCTGGGCACGCCACATCGTCGATGCCCACCCCACAATCGACGGCATGCGATACAACAGCCGGTTCGCCGGCGCACCATGCCTGGCACTGTTCGCACCCGCGGCCCGGGCGATGCCGGACCGCCCGAATCTCTCGCTGCCACTGACCCACCCGGACCTAGCGACCCGCATCGCGGGCGCAGCAAAGCGATTGGGCTACGCCGTCGTGTGA
- a CDS encoding DNA-binding protein has product MTVDELDQLLRDRFDLGRDDLIAALKALPAHRPWATQLTAAEAQLLDDAGFTEDPGAYAETAADVTAHMGRIYSTAYTAAEVAMGLGVNDSRVRQRRLNHTVWAIDDGGTWVYPSLQFDTVHNGRDSLTLKYVRGLDRVLPHLLPRGLHPTSVAGFLLTPQSELLIDGQPKSVREWLLHGQPVEPVLNLIDVADWAAT; this is encoded by the coding sequence ATGACCGTAGACGAACTCGATCAGCTGTTGCGGGATCGCTTCGACCTGGGGCGCGATGATCTCATCGCCGCCCTCAAGGCCTTGCCCGCCCACCGACCGTGGGCCACCCAGCTCACCGCCGCCGAGGCTCAACTGCTCGATGACGCAGGCTTCACCGAGGACCCCGGGGCCTACGCAGAGACCGCCGCCGACGTCACCGCCCACATGGGCCGCATCTACAGCACGGCCTACACCGCCGCCGAGGTCGCCATGGGCCTGGGCGTCAACGATTCCCGAGTGAGGCAGCGCCGCCTCAACCACACGGTGTGGGCGATCGACGACGGCGGCACGTGGGTGTATCCGTCGCTGCAGTTCGACACGGTGCACAACGGTCGGGACTCGCTGACGCTCAAGTACGTCCGCGGGCTCGACCGAGTGTTGCCCCACCTGTTGCCCCGTGGTCTGCACCCCACCTCGGTCGCCGGGTTCCTCCTGACACCCCAGTCCGAATTGCTCATCGACGGACAGCCGAAGTCGGTCAGGGAGTGGCTGCTCCATGGCCAGCCCGTGGAACCGGTGCTCAACCTCATCGACGTCGCCGACTGGGCGGCCACGTGA
- a CDS encoding DUF4226 domain-containing protein, with translation MGFWDQQVNDLVTGIGGLGGGNVLLDTPTPDPTLPPSYYPQIPTWDDLTPDVPQYPPYVPEQDMHTSSGMPRSTLDGIHGDGDVILKKPGELGPPHYPMGPRYTESPEGSGVWVPDHRPYPPGSVLPAGWSGKGAEEADAADAALRKTRDALNHADQGLAHNITNAHAADAQSKMQLQRIQQEIKLGVAALQPSLGTAAGREQLAQFLDQKASEAKRVARNAQEMSTRLASNFQTVGHQFAAASDPWDDWDGETDESWMEPIDPGGAGAGPNAGPAIPPSLI, from the coding sequence GTGGGCTTCTGGGATCAACAGGTCAACGACCTGGTGACGGGCATTGGTGGTCTGGGCGGCGGCAACGTGCTGTTGGACACGCCGACGCCGGACCCGACGCTGCCGCCAAGTTACTACCCGCAGATTCCGACGTGGGATGACCTCACACCGGACGTTCCGCAGTACCCGCCCTACGTTCCCGAGCAAGACATGCACACTTCCTCGGGGATGCCGCGCTCGACGCTGGACGGCATCCATGGCGACGGAGATGTCATCCTCAAGAAGCCGGGCGAACTGGGTCCCCCGCACTATCCGATGGGGCCGAGATACACGGAGTCGCCGGAGGGATCAGGTGTTTGGGTTCCAGACCATCGCCCCTATCCCCCGGGCTCCGTGCTGCCGGCCGGATGGTCGGGCAAGGGCGCCGAGGAAGCCGACGCGGCCGATGCGGCTCTGCGGAAGACACGTGACGCGCTGAACCACGCCGATCAGGGGCTGGCCCACAACATCACCAACGCTCACGCCGCTGACGCCCAGTCCAAGATGCAGCTGCAGCGGATTCAGCAGGAGATCAAGCTGGGCGTTGCCGCGTTGCAGCCGAGCCTGGGCACCGCGGCCGGTCGCGAGCAGCTCGCGCAGTTCCTGGACCAGAAGGCGTCCGAGGCCAAGCGGGTGGCCAGAAACGCCCAGGAGATGTCGACGCGTCTGGCGTCGAACTTCCAGACGGTGGGCCACCAGTTCGCCGCCGCCTCGGACCCGTGGGATGACTGGGACGGCGAAACCGACGAAAGCTGGATGGAGCCCATCGATCCTGGTGGCGCGGGTGCCGGCCCCAATGCCGGACCCGCCATCCCCCCGAGCCTGATCTAA
- a CDS encoding DEAD/DEAH box helicase family protein — protein sequence MLRDAQRPATSPEQRVLAAWSGWGTIPQVFDPRAEDFAAERAQLTGLLTPEQYRRAQASILNAHYTDPAVVSAIWDALGAAGFSGGPVLEPGCGSGTFIGHAPAGTTMVGVEADDITAAIAALLYPSAQVRHEGFETTRVPEASFTAAIGNVPFGRYALTDPQHNARRHSIHNHFIIKSLSLVTPGGYVAVLTSRYTMDSVKTAAREHIAQRADLIGALRLPSQAFSRVAGTDVVTDLLIFRRRTEARPWPRLSIDTLDWINTETADLVDPRTGDEDQVPINAYFLNNPHRVLGTTELGHGLHGSAQLAVTGPTGHLLADQIRDQLQPMIAAAVARGQGLTARSDDLPDRAATLFEPGLRTQATQTDDPPLYTLRYNAARHGIDYWAGHGWEPNKTPKTLIEETRELIALREVATALIAAQRDGEPEHDREQLRAHLNTLYDNYLSKRGPLNRFEWVYPPATQDRHDKRITKLEKEWREKEGTTGRPYDGPVPDEVFEQWETEAWQPPEPFKKSQHLRGGMRYDPGWAVVSALEDFDDETGTATKAPIFTRDVLTAATERATADTPEEALAMSLDRTRRVDVALISKLLGVGDDDTRALLDGLVYPSLDDPDELIPATTALSGNVRSKLTAAIEAADTNPAYEPYVAALREVQPEQREAEDIKVRPGAPWIPAAVVAAFAEKTFGVNGVKAEHIGGRWTVDVAKYKRNGRLMTDDWGLQKRNFDAVSLLEAVCNSKAVVITTEEGDVDAQATFAAQAKCAKITEEFTRWLWSDDQRRDTLVAEYNRRFNSLRAPVYDGSQLRLPGLSDHFTPHSYQRNAVARITNEPSTLLDHVVGAGKTGTMLMAAMELRRLGLVRQPWIVVPNHIIEQVGREAKQWYPAANVLLGSAATNDEGRRRFIAQSAASEWDMVIVPQSAFTAINVSNDVRTAYAEKQLDELRAQLENATVERSQKAIMRAIKAAQARLEKLMAAETKDAGLRFEESGCDYLLIDEAHMYKNKQRVCNIEELSCAKAAQRAEDLSLKLDVLRERRRDEARARGIPEHAVVERVATFATGTPIANSLGELWVMQTYLRPDLLHAAGVADLGDWGAAFTATHTSIEVNSTGTKLRPVTRVAKYTNLPELLALSGAYTDVVTRDQVPVALPELRTGARQIVSLQPDIELIDFISDLGWRADHLDARKPQRDNILKISNDGRNASLDPRMAHLGMPSHSRAAEVAQRAMEVHRRLADRQYRDRDTGELLPARGPLQLMFCDRGTPSKDPRQFTIYQAIKDELVAQGMPPEAVRFVHEARKPAQLKALFAQCNRGEVSVLIGSTEKMGTGTNVQSRLSALHHVDVPWRPADLEQREGRILRQGNQNEEIDIFNYVTESSYDTVMWQRVQAKAMFIEQMRRSEVLDSEIEDLSGGDIGAAAAETKAIATGDPRYLRQVELDDTVRRLTALERAHQQSVRNRNWQVRVLERAIPAKQADIEQIAPAAAAAQARGDAPHRIVIGAQTFTDRTEAAAALTVACRRAYMAGKDRGASRYEPIGASINGIEVLGARDLTHDMLLLRLDVPSRTTEIDATELLAAGSQLGLDVSGPKQLGLLRRAQNLYTGLPEHHARLQREQERQRDELDDLLANPPAPFEQRNQLEAKQAELSALTLELRMAAESPEAKARAEAAAQRMKMRGREPGWSLTLNPTPALVEELGYPNADAVRRAVRIRERIALERHQRDTSVRDHDRSRDEDGPELSH from the coding sequence ATGCTGCGCGACGCGCAGCGGCCGGCGACATCGCCCGAGCAGCGTGTCCTGGCCGCCTGGTCCGGGTGGGGCACCATCCCGCAGGTCTTCGACCCTCGCGCCGAGGACTTCGCCGCCGAGCGAGCTCAACTCACCGGCCTCCTCACCCCCGAGCAGTATCGTCGCGCCCAAGCCTCCATCCTCAACGCCCACTACACCGACCCCGCCGTGGTGTCCGCGATCTGGGATGCACTAGGCGCGGCGGGATTCTCCGGCGGCCCGGTGCTCGAACCAGGCTGTGGCAGCGGCACCTTCATCGGCCACGCTCCCGCGGGAACGACCATGGTCGGCGTCGAAGCAGACGACATCACCGCGGCCATCGCCGCGCTGCTCTACCCCTCGGCCCAGGTGCGCCACGAAGGCTTCGAAACCACTCGCGTCCCCGAGGCCAGCTTCACCGCCGCGATCGGCAACGTGCCGTTCGGCCGCTACGCATTGACCGACCCCCAGCACAATGCGCGCCGCCATAGCATTCACAACCACTTCATCATCAAATCGCTGTCCCTGGTCACACCAGGTGGTTATGTCGCCGTCCTGACGAGTCGATACACCATGGATTCGGTGAAAACGGCTGCGCGCGAGCATATTGCCCAGCGTGCGGACCTGATTGGAGCGCTGCGACTTCCCTCGCAGGCCTTTAGCCGGGTAGCCGGCACCGACGTTGTCACCGACCTGTTGATCTTCCGCCGCCGCACCGAGGCTCGTCCGTGGCCGCGTCTCAGCATCGACACTCTGGACTGGATCAACACCGAAACCGCCGATCTCGTCGACCCCCGCACGGGCGACGAGGACCAGGTGCCCATCAACGCCTACTTCCTGAACAACCCGCACCGAGTGCTGGGCACCACCGAACTCGGCCACGGTCTGCACGGGTCGGCGCAGCTCGCGGTCACCGGCCCCACCGGCCACCTCCTGGCAGACCAGATCCGCGACCAACTTCAGCCGATGATCGCGGCCGCCGTGGCCCGCGGCCAAGGCCTCACCGCCCGCAGCGACGACCTTCCCGACCGCGCGGCAACGCTTTTCGAGCCCGGCCTACGTACCCAGGCCACCCAAACCGACGATCCCCCGCTGTACACACTGCGCTACAACGCCGCCAGACACGGCATCGACTACTGGGCCGGCCACGGGTGGGAGCCCAACAAAACACCCAAGACGCTCATCGAGGAGACCCGGGAACTCATCGCCCTGCGCGAGGTCGCCACCGCACTCATTGCCGCGCAGCGCGACGGCGAGCCAGAACACGACCGCGAGCAGCTCCGCGCACACCTCAACACGCTCTACGACAACTACCTCAGCAAGCGCGGCCCCCTCAACCGCTTCGAATGGGTGTACCCGCCCGCAACACAGGACCGCCACGACAAACGCATCACCAAGCTCGAGAAGGAGTGGCGCGAAAAAGAAGGCACCACCGGACGTCCCTATGACGGGCCCGTTCCCGACGAAGTGTTCGAGCAATGGGAGACCGAAGCCTGGCAGCCACCGGAGCCGTTCAAGAAGTCTCAGCATCTTCGGGGCGGCATGCGGTATGACCCCGGCTGGGCGGTCGTGTCGGCACTGGAGGACTTCGACGACGAGACCGGGACCGCTACTAAGGCACCAATCTTCACCCGCGATGTACTCACCGCGGCCACCGAACGCGCCACCGCCGATACCCCCGAAGAAGCACTGGCGATGAGCCTGGACCGGACCAGGCGCGTCGACGTCGCCTTGATCTCCAAGCTGCTCGGCGTCGGCGACGACGACACCCGCGCCCTGCTCGACGGTCTGGTCTACCCCAGTCTCGATGACCCCGACGAGCTGATCCCGGCCACCACGGCGCTCTCGGGCAACGTGCGCTCCAAACTCACCGCCGCGATCGAGGCCGCCGACACCAACCCCGCCTACGAGCCCTACGTCGCAGCGCTGCGCGAGGTGCAACCCGAACAACGCGAGGCCGAAGACATCAAGGTCCGCCCCGGCGCACCCTGGATCCCCGCCGCGGTCGTCGCGGCCTTCGCCGAGAAGACCTTCGGCGTCAACGGCGTCAAGGCCGAACACATCGGGGGCCGTTGGACGGTTGACGTCGCCAAGTACAAGCGCAACGGCCGCCTCATGACCGACGACTGGGGCCTGCAGAAACGCAACTTCGACGCGGTGAGTCTGCTCGAAGCTGTCTGCAACTCCAAGGCCGTGGTAATCACCACCGAAGAGGGCGACGTCGACGCCCAAGCCACCTTCGCCGCCCAAGCCAAATGCGCGAAGATCACCGAAGAATTCACCCGATGGCTGTGGTCTGACGACCAGCGCCGCGACACCCTCGTCGCCGAGTACAACCGCCGCTTCAACTCCCTGCGCGCCCCCGTCTACGACGGCAGCCAACTACGCCTACCCGGACTCTCCGACCACTTCACCCCGCACAGCTACCAGCGCAACGCCGTCGCCCGCATCACCAACGAGCCCTCCACTTTGCTCGACCACGTGGTCGGTGCCGGCAAGACCGGCACCATGCTCATGGCCGCCATGGAACTGCGGCGACTCGGCCTGGTCCGCCAGCCCTGGATCGTGGTGCCCAACCACATCATCGAGCAGGTCGGACGCGAAGCCAAGCAGTGGTACCCAGCGGCCAACGTCCTGCTCGGGTCCGCGGCCACCAACGACGAGGGCCGCCGGCGGTTCATCGCCCAGAGCGCAGCCAGCGAATGGGACATGGTGATCGTGCCGCAATCGGCGTTTACCGCGATCAACGTGTCCAACGACGTCCGCACCGCCTACGCCGAAAAGCAACTCGACGAGCTGCGGGCACAATTGGAGAACGCCACCGTCGAGCGCAGTCAGAAGGCCATCATGCGGGCCATCAAGGCTGCCCAGGCCCGGCTAGAGAAGCTGATGGCGGCCGAAACCAAAGACGCGGGTTTACGTTTCGAGGAGTCGGGCTGCGACTACCTGTTGATCGACGAAGCGCACATGTACAAGAACAAGCAGCGCGTGTGCAACATCGAGGAACTGTCGTGCGCGAAGGCCGCGCAGCGGGCAGAGGACCTCAGCCTCAAACTCGACGTCCTACGGGAACGGCGCCGCGACGAGGCGCGGGCCCGCGGCATCCCCGAACACGCCGTCGTCGAGCGCGTCGCCACCTTCGCCACCGGAACGCCGATCGCCAACTCCCTCGGCGAGCTGTGGGTGATGCAGACCTATCTGCGACCCGACCTGTTACACGCCGCCGGGGTCGCCGACCTGGGGGACTGGGGAGCGGCGTTCACCGCCACCCACACCAGCATCGAGGTCAACTCGACCGGCACCAAACTGCGGCCCGTCACCCGCGTCGCGAAATACACCAACCTGCCCGAGCTGCTCGCACTGTCGGGTGCCTACACCGACGTCGTCACCCGCGACCAGGTGCCCGTCGCGCTACCCGAGCTGCGCACCGGTGCCCGCCAGATCGTCAGCCTCCAACCCGACATCGAACTGATCGACTTCATCAGCGACCTCGGATGGCGCGCAGACCATCTCGATGCGCGAAAACCGCAGCGCGACAACATCCTCAAGATCAGCAACGACGGACGCAACGCCTCCCTAGACCCCCGGATGGCGCATCTGGGCATGCCCAGTCACAGCCGGGCAGCAGAGGTCGCCCAACGGGCGATGGAGGTGCATCGACGCCTGGCCGATCGCCAGTACCGGGATCGCGACACCGGCGAACTGCTCCCTGCGCGTGGACCGCTGCAGCTGATGTTCTGCGACCGCGGCACCCCGTCGAAGGACCCGCGCCAATTCACCATCTACCAAGCCATCAAAGACGAACTCGTCGCTCAAGGAATGCCGCCCGAGGCGGTGCGGTTCGTCCACGAAGCCCGCAAGCCAGCGCAGCTCAAAGCCTTGTTCGCGCAATGCAATCGCGGCGAGGTCTCCGTGCTGATCGGCAGTACCGAGAAGATGGGCACCGGCACCAACGTGCAGTCGCGCCTCTCCGCGCTGCATCACGTCGACGTCCCGTGGCGGCCAGCCGACCTGGAGCAGCGCGAGGGACGAATCCTGCGCCAAGGCAACCAGAACGAGGAGATCGACATATTCAACTACGTCACCGAGTCGAGCTACGACACGGTGATGTGGCAGCGCGTCCAAGCCAAGGCAATGTTCATCGAGCAGATGCGGCGCAGTGAAGTCCTCGACTCCGAAATCGAAGACCTCAGCGGAGGCGACATCGGGGCCGCAGCCGCCGAGACCAAGGCCATCGCCACCGGCGACCCCCGCTACCTGCGCCAAGTCGAACTCGACGACACCGTGCGGCGGTTGACCGCGTTGGAGCGCGCCCACCAGCAGTCCGTGCGCAACCGCAACTGGCAGGTGCGGGTACTGGAACGCGCCATCCCCGCCAAGCAAGCCGACATCGAGCAGATCGCACCGGCGGCCGCAGCCGCCCAAGCGCGCGGCGACGCGCCGCACCGCATCGTGATCGGCGCCCAAACCTTCACCGATCGAACCGAGGCCGCGGCGGCGCTCACCGTGGCGTGCCGGCGCGCCTACATGGCCGGCAAAGACCGCGGTGCCTCCCGTTACGAACCGATCGGCGCCTCCATCAACGGGATCGAGGTCCTAGGCGCCCGCGACCTCACCCACGACATGCTGCTGCTGCGCCTGGACGTGCCCTCGCGTACCACCGAGATCGACGCCACCGAGCTACTGGCCGCCGGATCACAACTCGGGCTCGACGTCTCCGGGCCCAAGCAGCTCGGCCTGCTACGGCGCGCCCAGAACCTCTACACCGGTCTGCCCGAACACCACGCGCGCCTGCAGCGAGAACAGGAGCGTCAACGCGACGAACTCGACGACCTGCTGGCCAATCCGCCGGCACCCTTCGAGCAGCGCAACCAGCTGGAAGCGAAACAGGCAGAACTGTCCGCCCTCACCTTGGAGTTGCGGATGGCCGCCGAGAGCCCCGAAGCCAAGGCCAGAGCCGAGGCCGCCGCCCAGCGGATGAAGATGCGCGGCCGCGAACCCGGTTGGAGTCTGACCCTCAATCCCACACCGGCGCTGGTGGAAGAACTGGGCTACCCCAACGCCGACGCGGTGCGCCGAGCCGTGCGAATCCGCGAACGCATCGCCCTCGAACGCCACCAACGCGACACCAGCGTCCGCGACCACGACCGCTCACGCGACGAGGACGGACCAGAACTCAGCCACTGA
- a CDS encoding helicase associated domain-containing protein: MSTIAADQITPARPTTDTVPSRFWEANFIALREFAAIHGHARPSRAHQTADGLLLGAWVVRQRTAYDKGALAEDRAHRLDALPGWVWRPESERRRSRVPNTTTSPEESRC, encoded by the coding sequence ATGAGCACGATCGCCGCAGATCAGATCACCCCGGCTCGGCCCACCACCGACACGGTGCCCAGCCGATTCTGGGAAGCGAATTTCATCGCTCTTCGAGAGTTCGCGGCGATTCATGGTCATGCCCGGCCCTCACGCGCGCACCAAACAGCCGATGGCCTCCTGCTCGGGGCATGGGTCGTCCGACAGCGGACGGCGTACGACAAGGGCGCGCTGGCCGAGGACCGAGCCCACCGGCTCGACGCACTGCCCGGATGGGTGTGGCGCCCCGAGTCTGAGCGCCGACGCAGCCGTGTGCCCAACACGACGACCTCACCCGAGGAGTCGAGATGCTGA